In Streptomyces chartreusis, the following proteins share a genomic window:
- a CDS encoding GntR family transcriptional regulator — translation MSTDVSSAENENGATVRTARVPKYYRLKKHLLDMTETQAPGTPVPPERTLAAEFDTSRTTVRQALQELVVEGRLERIQGKGTFVAKPKVSQALQLTSYTEDMRAQGLEPTSQLLDIGYITADDRLADLLDITAGGRVLRIERLRMANGEPMAIETTHLSAKRFPALRRSLVKYTSLYTALAEVYDVHLAEAEETIETSLATPREAGLLGTDVGLPMLMLSRHSLDRDGQPVEWVRSVYRGDRYKFVARLKRPQD, via the coding sequence CCCGCGTGCCCAAGTACTACCGCCTGAAGAAGCACCTCCTGGACATGACGGAGACCCAGGCGCCGGGTACTCCCGTCCCGCCCGAGCGGACCCTGGCCGCCGAGTTCGACACCTCGCGCACGACCGTCCGTCAGGCCCTCCAGGAGCTCGTCGTCGAGGGGCGCCTGGAGCGCATCCAGGGCAAGGGCACGTTCGTCGCCAAGCCGAAGGTCTCCCAGGCGCTCCAGCTCACCTCCTACACGGAGGACATGCGCGCCCAGGGTCTGGAGCCGACCTCCCAGCTGCTGGACATCGGCTACATCACCGCCGACGACCGGCTCGCCGACCTGCTCGACATCACGGCCGGCGGCCGGGTGCTGCGCATCGAGCGGCTGCGCATGGCCAACGGCGAGCCGATGGCCATCGAGACGACCCACCTCAGCGCCAAGCGCTTCCCCGCGCTGCGCCGCAGCCTGGTGAAGTACACCTCCCTCTACACCGCGCTCGCCGAGGTCTACGACGTCCACCTCGCCGAGGCCGAGGAGACCATCGAGACCTCGCTGGCCACCCCGCGCGAGGCCGGCCTGCTCGGCACGGACGTGGGCCTGCCGATGCTGATGCTGTCCCGGCACTCCCTGGACCGGGACGGGCAGCCGGTGGAGTGGGTGCGCTCGGTGTACCGCGGCGACCGGTACAAGTTCGTCGCGCGACTGAAGCGACCGCAGGACTGA
- a CDS encoding YbdD/YjiX family protein, producing MRSLRRVLRSVRWYLRELTDESAYDRYVAHVRQGHPDARVPSRRDFERMRTDRQEADPRRGFRCC from the coding sequence ATGCGCTCGCTTCGGCGCGTACTCCGTAGCGTCCGCTGGTATCTGCGGGAGCTGACCGACGAGTCGGCGTACGACCGCTATGTCGCCCATGTACGGCAGGGGCATCCGGACGCCCGGGTGCCCTCCCGGCGCGACTTCGAGCGGATGCGGACGGACCGTCAGGAGGCAGACCCGCGACGGGGGTTCCGCTGCTGCTGA
- a CDS encoding DUF3311 domain-containing protein yields MSDAPEVNREPVVTPVRVVIALCLLAPFVAMLWVGSYAKTDPAFAGIPFFYWYQMLWVLLSTLLTMVAYKLWQRDQRARASQKGGAAE; encoded by the coding sequence ATGTCAGATGCCCCAGAAGTGAACAGAGAGCCGGTGGTGACGCCCGTACGGGTCGTCATCGCGCTCTGTCTGCTCGCGCCGTTCGTGGCGATGCTGTGGGTCGGTTCGTACGCGAAGACCGACCCCGCGTTCGCCGGCATCCCGTTCTTCTACTGGTACCAGATGCTGTGGGTGCTGCTCTCCACGCTGCTGACGATGGTGGCGTACAAGCTGTGGCAGCGTGACCAGCGCGCCCGTGCCTCGCAGAAGGGCGGTGCGGCGGAATGA